Proteins encoded together in one Terriglobus saanensis SP1PR4 window:
- a CDS encoding type II toxin-antitoxin system death-on-curing family toxin, whose amino-acid sequence MNTPVWIEKQDALAYHLEQLAQNGGSSGVRDVALLESALAKPLNLYAYDDPAPSMQRLAASYAFGIARNHPFVDGNKRTAFVVSVTFLAVNGFELTASKEDRYLTFLKLAEGSISEAELTEWFGANTRPADADMRP is encoded by the coding sequence ATGAATACCCCGGTCTGGATCGAAAAACAGGATGCGCTCGCATATCACTTGGAGCAACTCGCCCAGAATGGCGGTTCCAGCGGCGTGAGGGATGTCGCTCTTCTTGAGTCAGCCCTGGCAAAACCGCTCAATCTCTATGCGTACGATGATCCAGCGCCGTCCATGCAGCGTCTGGCGGCCTCGTACGCCTTTGGGATTGCGAGAAATCATCCCTTCGTCGACGGCAACAAGCGCACGGCGTTTGTTGTTTCCGTGACCTTTCTTGCTGTCAATGGCTTTGAACTCACGGCATCAAAAGAGGATCGGTATCTGACCTTCCTGAAATTAGCCGAAGGATCCATCTCCGAGGCCGAACTAACGGAGTGGTTCGGCGCAAACACACGTCCCGCAGACGCTGACATGCGACCATAG
- a CDS encoding zinc-dependent alcohol dehydrogenase yields MKAVCWMGTGKVEVHNVDDPKILNPQDAIIKITRTAICGSDLHLYDGYIPSMESGDILGHEFMGIVEEVGSEVKKLKRGDRVVIPFTIACGNCFFCKKDLWSCCDNSNPNAHVAEEMYGYSGSALFGYSHIYGGYAGGQAQYARVPFADVGPIKIENDLPDEKVLFLSDIFPTGYQAAVNANIEPGDTVAVWGAGPVGLFTIASAYMLGAGKVIAIDRFPERLALARDYCGATTLDYSDGKSVVEALRDLSFGAGPDSCIDAVGMEAHGTDVAATYDKVKQALMMETDRPTVLRQAIQSVRKGGTISIPGVYGGTLDKVNFGAAFGKGVIMKMGQTNMHSYLQPLLERVEQGQIDPSFLISHRVGIEQVPEMYKIWRDKKDNVTKIVIDPWVDTTAA; encoded by the coding sequence ATGAAGGCAGTTTGCTGGATGGGAACAGGCAAAGTAGAAGTACACAACGTCGACGATCCGAAGATCCTCAATCCACAGGACGCGATCATCAAAATTACGCGGACCGCGATCTGCGGAAGCGATCTCCACCTCTACGATGGTTACATTCCGTCGATGGAGTCGGGCGATATCCTCGGCCACGAGTTCATGGGCATTGTGGAAGAAGTCGGCAGTGAAGTGAAGAAGCTGAAGCGCGGCGATCGCGTGGTGATTCCTTTCACCATCGCCTGTGGTAACTGCTTCTTCTGCAAAAAAGATCTGTGGAGTTGCTGCGATAACTCCAACCCCAACGCGCATGTCGCGGAAGAGATGTATGGTTACTCCGGTTCGGCGCTCTTTGGCTACTCGCATATCTACGGTGGATATGCCGGTGGGCAGGCGCAGTATGCGCGCGTACCGTTTGCCGACGTCGGCCCGATCAAGATCGAAAACGATCTACCAGATGAGAAGGTGCTGTTCTTGTCCGACATCTTTCCGACGGGCTATCAGGCAGCCGTCAACGCAAACATCGAGCCCGGCGATACTGTTGCCGTCTGGGGCGCTGGGCCTGTGGGCCTCTTCACCATCGCCAGTGCCTATATGCTGGGCGCAGGCAAGGTGATCGCCATCGACCGCTTCCCGGAGCGACTTGCGCTGGCACGCGACTATTGCGGTGCGACGACCCTTGATTACTCCGATGGAAAGAGTGTTGTGGAAGCACTCCGCGATCTCTCTTTCGGTGCAGGCCCGGATAGCTGCATCGACGCCGTGGGAATGGAGGCGCACGGAACGGACGTCGCCGCTACCTACGACAAGGTGAAGCAGGCGCTCATGATGGAGACGGACCGTCCTACTGTTCTTCGCCAGGCCATTCAGTCCGTCCGCAAGGGTGGAACAATCTCGATCCCGGGTGTCTATGGCGGCACGCTGGACAAGGTAAATTTCGGCGCTGCATTTGGAAAGGGCGTCATCATGAAGATGGGCCAGACCAACATGCATAGCTATCTGCAGCCGCTGCTTGAACGCGTGGAGCAGGGCCAGATCGATCCGAGCTTCTTGATCTCGCACCGCGTCGGCATCGAGCAGGTGCCGGAGATGTACAAGATCTGGCGCGACAAGAAAGATAACGTCACTAAGATCGTGATCGATCCCTGGGTCGATACGACGGCGGCATAA
- a CDS encoding PadR family transcriptional regulator, giving the protein MARAKSENNLQGTLALLVLKSLEQGAMHGWGITLHIQNVSQDTLRVEEGSLYPALHRMEQEGWIASEWGQSENNRRARYYKLTAMGRKQLSAERENWQKVMAGVALVLDFGMAKA; this is encoded by the coding sequence ATGGCTCGCGCGAAGAGTGAGAACAACTTGCAGGGAACGCTTGCTCTCCTTGTGCTCAAAAGTCTGGAGCAGGGCGCGATGCACGGCTGGGGTATCACCCTCCATATCCAAAACGTCTCGCAGGATACCTTGCGTGTTGAAGAGGGCTCTTTATATCCCGCGCTGCACCGCATGGAGCAGGAAGGCTGGATCGCTTCGGAGTGGGGCCAGAGCGAAAACAACCGACGAGCACGCTATTACAAACTGACCGCCATGGGTCGCAAGCAACTCTCTGCGGAGCGCGAGAACTGGCAGAAGGTCATGGCCGGGGTTGCGCTGGTGCTCGATTTTGGAATGGCGAAGGCTTAG
- a CDS encoding L,D-transpeptidase family protein produces MTSKLRRSLIALSFFALLLSVEGCKHRKRHQTAGEAAPDFAPQLHQLADSKTLPQLRWPDFSDYKSTVQTFYNNGDWDIVWSDNGKPTKQAYALVRNFQHASERGLIPDDYDAWRWDARMATLKKKDPVQTAQFDVMMTVVAMRFISDLHIGRVNPQHFSFGVNVDAKKYDLAQFVQERLIDSTDVDDALNDAEPQSPEYRATKAAIVHYVGLLPQDHTSPVPMVTGKSIEPGKPWAGSQALSGRLALFGDLDNVPDTVSASTYDPQLTDALKKFQHRHGIEEDGKIGKDTVNALNTPLGVRINQLTDTLERWRWLSDEYQNAAIMVNLPEYTLRAFSDGHHEEFSMRVVVGQSVKEHRTPVITDHMKYLVFRPFWNVPPSIMKAEIAPHMRASSGYLASHNFETVDNKGNPVSASAEQVARAGVIVREKPGPKNSLGLVKFLFPNTFNVYLHSTPATELFSRSKRDFSHGCVRLQEPEKLAAWVLRDNSKWNDDSIHEAMENGQDNKTVLLSHPIPIVIFYATAYPGEDGDMHFFTDIYGYDKELEDALHHGPPYPKAPIAEKVEADI; encoded by the coding sequence GTGACTTCAAAGCTTCGCCGCTCGCTCATCGCTCTCAGCTTTTTCGCGCTTCTGCTCTCGGTTGAAGGCTGCAAACATCGCAAGCGTCATCAGACTGCTGGCGAGGCCGCTCCCGACTTTGCGCCGCAGCTTCATCAGCTTGCGGACAGCAAGACGCTGCCGCAACTGCGCTGGCCGGATTTCTCCGACTACAAGTCGACCGTCCAAACCTTCTACAATAACGGAGACTGGGACATCGTCTGGAGCGACAACGGAAAGCCGACCAAGCAGGCCTACGCGCTTGTGCGCAACTTCCAACACGCCTCCGAGCGCGGCCTGATTCCGGACGATTACGACGCCTGGCGCTGGGATGCGCGGATGGCCACACTGAAGAAGAAAGACCCTGTCCAGACCGCACAGTTCGACGTGATGATGACGGTCGTTGCCATGCGCTTCATCTCTGACCTGCACATCGGCCGTGTCAATCCGCAACACTTCTCCTTCGGCGTTAACGTGGACGCAAAGAAGTACGACCTCGCGCAGTTCGTACAGGAGCGCCTGATCGACTCCACCGATGTGGACGATGCGCTCAACGACGCAGAGCCGCAGTCGCCCGAGTATCGCGCCACCAAGGCTGCCATCGTGCACTACGTCGGCCTGCTGCCGCAGGACCATACCTCGCCCGTTCCCATGGTGACGGGCAAATCCATCGAACCCGGTAAGCCCTGGGCTGGTTCGCAGGCACTCTCCGGTCGGCTCGCGCTCTTCGGCGATCTGGACAACGTGCCCGATACCGTCAGCGCTTCGACCTACGATCCGCAGCTCACCGATGCGCTCAAGAAATTCCAGCATCGGCACGGCATCGAAGAAGACGGAAAGATCGGCAAGGATACCGTCAACGCGCTTAACACGCCGCTCGGCGTGCGCATCAATCAGCTGACAGATACACTCGAACGCTGGCGTTGGCTGTCGGATGAGTACCAGAATGCGGCCATCATGGTGAACCTGCCGGAGTACACGCTGCGCGCGTTTTCCGACGGACACCATGAGGAGTTCTCCATGCGCGTCGTCGTGGGACAAAGCGTCAAGGAGCACCGCACGCCGGTCATCACGGACCACATGAAGTACCTCGTCTTCCGTCCTTTCTGGAATGTGCCGCCCTCGATCATGAAGGCGGAGATCGCGCCCCACATGCGCGCCAGCAGTGGCTACCTGGCATCGCACAACTTTGAGACAGTCGACAACAAAGGCAATCCAGTCTCCGCGAGTGCGGAGCAGGTGGCACGCGCGGGTGTGATCGTCCGCGAAAAGCCCGGTCCTAAGAACTCCCTCGGCCTGGTAAAGTTTCTCTTCCCCAATACCTTCAATGTTTATCTCCACTCCACGCCTGCGACGGAGCTATTCTCCCGCTCCAAACGCGACTTCTCGCATGGTTGCGTGCGTTTGCAGGAGCCGGAAAAGCTGGCGGCGTGGGTGCTCCGCGATAACTCGAAGTGGAACGACGACAGCATTCACGAAGCAATGGAAAACGGGCAGGACAATAAGACCGTCCTGCTCTCGCATCCAATCCCTATTGTGATCTTCTACGCCACGGCCTATCCCGGGGAAGATGGAGACATGCACTTCTTCACCGACATCTACGGATACGACAAGGAGCTGGAAGACGCCCTGCACCATGGACCTCCGTACCCCAAGGCTCCCATCGCGGAGAAGGTCGAAGCCGACATCTAG
- a CDS encoding DUF2251 domain-containing protein: MDSIEFQAGKVKLTSFSPLPEHPWRVIFEDEGDAAYCYACDGRLERAGEGFDATVLDAMLVYNVQALRSADERAEENFERTRLATIEWSRDGQRAVLRLDGVPQVLIDFAERCGYSRSNFPNFLDDGHGNWRKASHAWSDTAMQAFEAESYA; encoded by the coding sequence ATGGATTCGATTGAGTTTCAAGCCGGGAAGGTCAAGTTGACCTCGTTCTCTCCACTGCCCGAGCATCCCTGGCGTGTGATCTTTGAGGATGAGGGCGACGCAGCCTACTGCTACGCCTGCGACGGCCGCCTGGAACGCGCGGGCGAGGGCTTCGATGCCACCGTTCTGGACGCTATGCTGGTCTACAATGTACAGGCCTTGCGCTCTGCAGACGAGCGTGCGGAAGAGAACTTTGAGCGAACACGCCTTGCCACCATCGAATGGTCCCGCGACGGACAGCGTGCCGTGCTGCGTCTGGATGGCGTACCGCAGGTGCTGATCGATTTCGCGGAACGCTGCGGCTACTCCCGCTCCAACTTTCCCAACTTCCTTGACGACGGCCACGGCAACTGGCGCAAGGCGAGCCACGCGTGGAGCGATACGGCCATGCAGGCCTTCGAAGCCGAAAGCTATGCCTAG
- a CDS encoding DUF882 domain-containing protein, translated as MLSTIRSSVFAPKVFRRVALGVAALTFTFVAVRTPVRAEAGDSLPTVGIAHVAPTEVKESYVLRLRHLHTGEALNVVYRQGTEYSAEGIAKLNTFLRDHRTMDTANYDPAEFELLHKLMAKLGRPNGEIDIVCGYRTPETNHMLRTRAALTGVAEHSQHMLSKAIDIRVPGISTRALRDAALSLGLGGVGYYPISQFVHVDVGPVRQWSFGGGGTLLARAHHKRHKGRGRNA; from the coding sequence TTGCTCTCAACGATCCGTTCTTCTGTCTTCGCTCCTAAAGTTTTCCGTCGTGTCGCGCTCGGCGTCGCTGCTCTCACCTTCACTTTTGTTGCTGTAAGGACGCCGGTTCGAGCGGAAGCGGGTGATTCGCTCCCGACCGTCGGTATCGCACATGTCGCTCCCACGGAAGTCAAAGAAAGCTATGTGCTCCGCCTGCGCCATCTCCACACCGGCGAAGCGCTGAATGTCGTCTACCGCCAGGGCACGGAATACTCTGCCGAGGGCATTGCCAAGCTCAACACTTTTCTCCGCGACCATCGCACGATGGATACCGCCAACTACGATCCCGCCGAGTTCGAGCTGCTGCACAAGCTCATGGCTAAGCTAGGCCGCCCGAACGGCGAGATCGACATCGTCTGCGGCTACCGTACGCCGGAGACGAACCACATGCTCCGTACGCGCGCCGCGCTTACCGGCGTCGCTGAGCACTCGCAGCACATGCTCTCCAAGGCCATCGACATCCGCGTCCCCGGCATCTCTACGCGCGCCCTGCGTGATGCGGCCCTTTCGCTCGGCTTAGGCGGCGTCGGTTACTACCCCATCAGTCAGTTCGTCCATGTGGACGTCGGCCCCGTTCGCCAGTGGAGCTTTGGCGGCGGCGGCACTCTGCTGGCCCGTGCTCACCACAAGCGTCACAAAGGACGCGGACGTAACGCGTAG
- a CDS encoding class I SAM-dependent rRNA methyltransferase, producing the protein MREKSKYPSRREHTRPLQAREPRLSPPDAAGPAVIVSRRASDRLREGHLWVYRSDAEELLPALGAEGLVNGSIVTLLDTRRIPLGSAIYSAASQIALRKVSDTPRLSREEYLTDVKARALQALAVRKPMLTDGTDSCRLIFSEADDLPGVVADKYNDLVILQLLTQATAQDDMRELLAETFAVALSPATILERPDARIRELEELPAPNPTPLFTTADTPDTARFATVFHLNGLQFHFDANSGQKTGAFLDQRLNYAATARYARGRALDICTYQGGFALHMAKVCDSVTGVDQSRSALEVAERNLDLNRSQLKAQVDWVEADAFELLRAYDSDMEKFDTIVLDPPAFAKSKRAAEGAMRGYKEMSLRALRMLRPGGILVTCSCSHHVSLAEFTATIASAAADAKRHVRLLETRAAALDHPEVLTLPETAYLKCLITTVD; encoded by the coding sequence ATGCGTGAGAAGTCGAAATACCCGTCCCGGCGTGAACATACCAGACCTCTTCAGGCCCGTGAACCGCGTCTGTCTCCTCCGGACGCCGCCGGGCCTGCGGTTATCGTCTCGCGGCGTGCCTCCGACCGGCTTCGCGAAGGGCATCTCTGGGTCTACCGCTCCGACGCCGAAGAACTTCTTCCCGCGCTCGGTGCCGAGGGGCTGGTCAACGGCTCCATCGTTACCCTCCTGGACACGCGCAGAATCCCCCTCGGTTCGGCGATTTACAGTGCTGCTTCGCAGATCGCCCTGCGCAAGGTCTCCGACACGCCTCGGCTCTCGCGCGAAGAGTATCTGACGGATGTGAAGGCGCGTGCGCTCCAGGCCCTCGCCGTTCGCAAACCCATGCTGACGGACGGAACCGATTCCTGCCGCCTCATCTTCTCCGAAGCGGACGACCTTCCCGGCGTCGTCGCGGATAAGTACAACGACCTGGTGATCCTGCAACTCCTTACCCAGGCCACCGCGCAGGACGACATGCGAGAGCTCCTCGCGGAGACCTTCGCCGTGGCGCTGAGTCCGGCGACGATCCTCGAACGCCCCGATGCACGCATCCGCGAACTGGAAGAGCTGCCAGCACCGAATCCGACGCCGCTCTTCACCACGGCCGACACCCCGGACACCGCCAGGTTCGCCACGGTCTTCCACCTCAACGGCCTGCAGTTCCACTTCGACGCCAACTCCGGGCAGAAGACCGGCGCGTTTCTCGACCAGCGCCTCAACTACGCCGCCACCGCGCGCTACGCCCGTGGACGTGCCCTTGATATCTGTACCTATCAGGGCGGCTTTGCCCTGCATATGGCGAAGGTCTGCGACTCTGTTACCGGGGTCGACCAAAGCCGCTCCGCCTTGGAAGTCGCCGAGCGTAACCTCGACCTGAACCGTTCCCAGCTCAAGGCACAGGTCGACTGGGTCGAAGCCGATGCCTTTGAACTTCTCCGTGCCTACGACAGCGATATGGAGAAATTCGACACCATCGTCCTCGATCCCCCCGCCTTTGCAAAATCGAAGCGCGCCGCTGAGGGCGCTATGCGCGGCTACAAAGAAATGAGCCTGCGCGCGCTGCGTATGCTGCGTCCCGGTGGCATCCTGGTCACCTGCTCCTGCTCGCACCATGTCTCACTGGCGGAGTTTACGGCGACGATCGCCTCCGCCGCCGCCGATGCCAAACGCCACGTCCGCCTTCTGGAGACCCGTGCCGCCGCTCTGGACCATCCCGAGGTCCTCACCCTGCCCGAGACCGCTTACTTGAAATGTCTCATTACGACCGTAGACTAG
- a CDS encoding SRPBCC family protein, protein MSTTPAFDSSTVRFPLSGADYTPLPDEKKDGHVRAHAVQTVNADAMTLYNLWRNEMALPIWMEGVVSVTRTGDATSHWVMQAPGTEKQFEFDAEITEDIPGKKISSRVTSGPMKDTTDTVTFEPHPFGRGTIVTLISDFVVPGGVLGNVVAAIGSRSPEQITIENVRHLKQLVESGEIPRVTSQPAGPRGVIGKWKEFILGETNPTPPGTSEAEQPEDLPRKNLVGGAK, encoded by the coding sequence ATGAGCACAACACCTGCGTTCGATTCTTCCACCGTGAGATTTCCTCTCTCCGGTGCCGACTACACTCCGCTTCCCGATGAAAAGAAAGACGGCCACGTCCGCGCACATGCCGTGCAGACCGTGAATGCCGACGCGATGACGCTGTACAACCTGTGGCGCAATGAGATGGCGCTGCCCATCTGGATGGAAGGCGTCGTCTCCGTCACACGCACGGGAGACGCGACCAGCCATTGGGTGATGCAGGCCCCCGGCACGGAGAAACAGTTCGAGTTCGATGCTGAAATAACAGAAGACATCCCGGGGAAGAAGATCTCCTCACGCGTGACCAGTGGACCGATGAAAGATACGACGGACACGGTGACCTTCGAACCGCATCCTTTTGGCCGTGGAACGATTGTGACCCTGATAAGCGACTTTGTCGTCCCCGGCGGCGTCCTTGGCAACGTCGTAGCCGCCATCGGTTCGCGCAGCCCTGAGCAGATCACCATCGAAAATGTTCGCCACCTCAAACAGCTTGTCGAAAGCGGAGAGATTCCGCGCGTCACCTCGCAGCCCGCGGGTCCGCGCGGCGTGATCGGTAAGTGGAAGGAGTTCATCCTTGGCGAAACCAATCCAACACCTCCTGGCACAAGCGAAGCGGAGCAGCCGGAAGATCTACCCCGCAAGAATCTCGTAGGAGGCGCGAAATGA
- a CDS encoding AbrB/MazE/SpoVT family DNA-binding domain-containing protein, whose amino-acid sequence MGMTLRIITVGNSAGVVLPKELMAKFNLEKGDELYVTETPEGLHLSPHQPDFAAKMDVARRVMRENRDVLRKLAE is encoded by the coding sequence ATGGGAATGACCCTGCGTATCATCACGGTCGGCAATTCGGCTGGTGTTGTTCTGCCAAAGGAGCTGATGGCGAAGTTCAATCTGGAGAAGGGTGACGAGCTATACGTTACCGAGACACCAGAAGGCCTTCACTTGTCTCCTCATCAACCTGACTTTGCAGCAAAAATGGACGTGGCACGGCGCGTGATGAGGGAAAACCGCGATGTTCTGCGCAAACTCGCGGAATGA
- a CDS encoding S10 family peptidase yields MKPSLLALVFIASTASTVFAADKAAAPKVNKPATAADAKPAETASAIKPAPGEVQDSETSGSVNGIAYRAIAGTLTVGSDDGHDAQLDLDGKWLPEAGVKLDKPEDVPATARIFYAAYFKKDADKNTRPVTFLYNGGPGSASMWLHMGSFGPKRVVTTDTQHDAAAPYKIVDNVYSLLDVSDVVFIDAPGTGFSRIFGKDKEKAFWGTDPDAHAFERFIRRFLTKHDRWNSPKYLLGESYGTTRSAVLSNALQNVDLNGVILLSQILSFDNSADGPRWNPGVDYPYELALPTYAATAFYHHKLPSQPAVLEPFLREVEHFALNEYAQALMQGSDLSDADRNAIAEKLHGYTGISTAMILKTDLRMSGGFFSKNEQDDTGTTTGRLDTRFAGPDLSRTSEEAEYDPQSNAISSAYTTAINQYVRGTLNFGKDMTYLPGAYSAPGFTWDLRHGAPGGPPANFSTSVNVMPDLALAMKGNPKMKVFLAGGYYDLATPYFAATYEMHHLPIPRSLAGNISYHFYPSGHMVYVNEEVLHRFHDDVAAFIHSTEAAK; encoded by the coding sequence ATGAAGCCATCTCTCCTTGCTCTCGTCTTCATCGCGTCCACCGCCTCTACTGTCTTCGCTGCAGATAAGGCTGCTGCGCCCAAGGTCAATAAACCCGCCACGGCTGCCGACGCCAAGCCCGCCGAAACGGCCAGCGCAATCAAGCCGGCACCGGGCGAAGTACAGGACTCTGAGACCTCAGGCTCCGTGAACGGCATCGCCTATCGTGCCATCGCCGGTACGCTCACCGTCGGCAGCGACGATGGACACGATGCGCAGCTCGACCTCGACGGCAAGTGGCTTCCCGAAGCGGGCGTGAAGCTGGACAAGCCGGAAGACGTTCCCGCTACGGCGCGTATCTTCTACGCCGCCTACTTTAAGAAGGACGCGGACAAGAACACACGTCCCGTCACCTTCCTTTATAACGGCGGCCCCGGCTCGGCCAGCATGTGGCTGCACATGGGTTCGTTCGGCCCCAAGCGTGTCGTCACCACGGACACGCAGCATGACGCCGCCGCGCCCTACAAGATCGTCGACAACGTCTACTCGCTCCTCGATGTGAGCGATGTGGTCTTCATCGATGCGCCCGGCACGGGCTTCTCGCGCATCTTCGGCAAGGACAAAGAAAAGGCCTTCTGGGGCACCGACCCGGACGCGCATGCCTTCGAGCGCTTCATCCGCCGCTTTCTCACGAAACACGACCGTTGGAATTCGCCGAAGTATCTGCTCGGTGAAAGCTACGGAACCACGCGCTCGGCCGTGCTCTCGAACGCCCTGCAGAACGTCGATCTCAATGGTGTCATTCTTCTCTCGCAGATCCTCAGCTTCGACAACTCCGCCGATGGCCCACGCTGGAATCCCGGCGTCGACTATCCCTATGAGCTTGCCCTTCCCACCTACGCAGCAACGGCTTTTTACCATCACAAACTTCCTTCGCAGCCCGCAGTGCTCGAACCCTTCCTGAGAGAGGTCGAGCACTTTGCCCTGAACGAGTACGCGCAGGCGCTGATGCAGGGTTCTGACCTTTCCGATGCGGACCGCAACGCCATTGCGGAGAAGTTGCACGGCTACACCGGCATCTCCACAGCGATGATTCTGAAGACGGATCTGCGCATGTCCGGCGGCTTCTTCTCGAAGAACGAGCAGGACGACACCGGCACCACCACTGGACGTCTGGATACACGCTTTGCTGGCCCCGATCTCAGCCGCACCAGCGAAGAGGCCGAGTACGATCCGCAGTCGAACGCCATCTCGTCCGCTTACACAACGGCGATCAACCAGTACGTCCGTGGCACGCTGAACTTCGGCAAGGACATGACCTACCTGCCCGGTGCATACTCCGCTCCTGGCTTCACATGGGACCTGCGCCACGGCGCTCCCGGGGGACCTCCGGCTAACTTCTCTACCTCCGTCAACGTGATGCCGGACCTCGCGCTTGCCATGAAGGGCAATCCGAAGATGAAGGTCTTCCTCGCAGGCGGATACTACGACCTCGCGACGCCTTACTTCGCGGCGACGTACGAGATGCACCACCTTCCGATTCCTCGCTCGCTTGCGGGCAACATCAGCTATCACTTCTATCCCTCGGGCCACATGGTTTACGTGAACGAGGAAGTACTCCATCGCTTCCATGACGACGTGGCCGCTTTCATTCATTCCACGGAAGCGGCAAAGTAA